A window of Nitrososphaerales archaeon genomic DNA:
TGGACTGACTTGCTACTCTCCTACAACGACCAACTCCCTGTAACCTCGGAACTCCCTATCAAATGTCGCTATGTTCCTGATGTTGTTCTGCCGCATCAGCTCGACTGTGGTGGAATCCGTGAAGCTGTATCTTGTTCCCTTCTGACTTCTGAACTCCTGCCATGCCCTTCGGAATACTTCATCATCAACCTTCAACATGCGGAAAGCTTTCAGCATGGCGTCGCCAACCACCCTTGCCTTCTTGAGTTCCTTGGTTCTCAGGAAGGTCACCGTTGTGGTCTCGTCGAAGACATAATCTGAAATCACCGGGGGACCATAAGCTGAATTGACGATGTCGCGCATCACTTCCACTGACCTGGAGTGGTTAGCGTCGCCATCGACCCCGAAAGCGACCAGAAAGCTCGAATCGAGGAAGATCATTTTTCTTCGCCGTAGAGGACCCTGTCTATCTCTTCACTCCACTTGACGCGCTTTTCAGCTCTTATGATGCCCTCTACTTTGAGGAAATTGCGCGGGTCGGGACGCTCCCTCTTTCTTTCCTTCTCCTTAATCCAGATGTCGAGAGCTTCGTTCAGGGCCTGCCCGGTTTTCAGGCCTTCCTCCTCTGTCTTGGCTCTGAATTTCCTCCACATCTCTTCATCAACGTCTCTGACCGTCAAGACTTCCTTGGCCATATGGTAATACATGTAATACGAGATATTTAAGCATATATTTCACGCTCTGGTGGTCGTGCCGACAGGCTGCGACTGACAACGCCGCGCTGCTCCCGAGGCCTGCTC
This region includes:
- a CDS encoding PIN domain-containing protein; this translates as MIFLDSSFLVAFGVDGDANHSRSVEVMRDIVNSAYGPPVISDYVFDETTTVTFLRTKELKKARVVGDAMLKAFRMLKVDDEVFRRAWQEFRSQKGTRYSFTDSTTVELMRQNNIRNIATFDREFRGYRELVVVGE